The following is a genomic window from Melopsittacus undulatus isolate bMelUnd1 chromosome 8, bMelUnd1.mat.Z, whole genome shotgun sequence.
AGTCATGTATTTGAGCAACTGCAATTCTTTTGCTACTTAAATGGTTTGTGGACAAAGTAATTCTAAGGCAGAGATCTGTTTAATTTGTCGCACTTTCTGCACAGTTGTACTAGAATTAATGTAGATGTGAGTGGTGGGAAACCCATCATTTTAACTCACCTTTTCAGCTGGTTTGGCTCCAGCCTCTGATTTCCAGTGCAAGGTTTTACCCTAAAAGCACTTTGTGTAGGCAGCTTGGTTTTCAGTTGAATCTCAACAGCCTCTGTGTACGCAGGATAAAGCAGCACCTCACTTACCAGGCTGTGACTGCAGCTGACGTTCAGGGTACAAGTTTGCACCCAAAACCAATCAGTTTTTTTGCAGTTGTCAAATTCAggtattttctttgaaaatgaactTGTGTGAACCTCATTGCTCATTTGCTCCCTCCATCAGTGCTGTATTCTTCAAACACTTCACAGGTCAGAAAGTCTTTAAAAGGTCTCTCAGAAGTTCTGATGCACTCAGTGAGACCAGCTCCGTCAGCCACTGTGATGACCTGGAGAAGATTGACCAGAGAGCCCCAACTCTGTCCCCTAGCCAAGAGCAAGGACCTTTGGAGACACAActggaggagcagaaggaggtGGCAAAGGCAACAACAAAAGACACTGAGGCCACTCAGAGTGACCAACCACCACGTGACTGCACTGAGGCAGAGGAACAAGGAAGTCAAAGATAAAATCCTGACTGGATTTTGGACCTTGCAGAGGACGCCCGCTGCCCAGGAGGCAGGGCATTAATGATGCATTGAAGATGTGAACAGTGCCACACACTCGTACAGTAATAGCTACTGTAACTTATTAACTGAGATTTTGCACAAATATAACTTCCCCTGTGGGACAGAGGTTTGTCTTATTGTACATGTGTTACGGTTGCTTTAATCCTCTACATGTCCGTGTCACCAAAGTACTAGTGAAGTTTATTCAGTGATCATAACCATTTGTAAAAGCAGTTGGCAGTTACTTTTCCTATAGGAATCTAAGCATGATAATAGTTACTAACAAACCAGTCAGCCATGCACATGATTAAGAATACAGCTGAACTCAATAATTGTAAAATGTTATTTGATGTtaatacatgttaaaaaaatcaactgCCAATTGTTCACCTTTTTAATATCTAAAATCCAGTTTAGCTCCTGCAGAACACCTGCTGCAGTCACACTCactccttttgctgctgtttttccccTGTAACCAAGGTTGCCAAAGGGCTGTGGTGCGGTGAGTGCGGGGCTGGCTGGGGGAGGCATAGAGCAGGACGTTGCCACCAGCCACCTCCTTCAGCTTGGCCCAAGGTAAGTGGAGACTCTGTTAACGAGTTTTAAGCCTTTTAGAAAGAACTAGTGCCTCTGCATGCTGAAAACTCGCTTCTGCCCCAGAAAGAATCACCAACAcaccattattttccttttgcacGGCCTTTGTAAACCAAATACTATTGAACACATTTCTGTAGTGTAACTGGAGTTCTTCctgttgtgtatttttaaagatagtTGTAGTAAAGCTTGAAAACCCAATACATTTGTGATGGTTTCAACACTTACTTTTTGAATAACAGCAACTTACCTATGGTAGGAATTGTACAGAATCAAATTCTATAGGTTACTTACACTACAGCACAACTTCATAGTGTCTGGACTACTTAATGCACAAGCAAAGCTTTGGATATACCTAAAGTTAAGCTGTACTCTCCACCCCCCTGACCCTCCCCCCCCTTACCTTAATCTCTTTGCTGCATACTGTCAGAGCCTCATGTGGAAGGAGATCTTTGTAAAAGCTTCCCTTCCCCAAGGAATCTGATTCTGAGGAAAACCACCCCATCCCGGTAGAACTGGATACAAGGACTACTTTGTCTCACTGGTGTTTTGGTTGGGTGTTTCCCTTGGCAGATACATGCACCCCACGATGGCTGTAGCAGTAGCAGGACTGTCTTTGATTGATAATCAGTGAAATCAGGGGGTGTTGTATTGTTCTGTCTGTGATCTGGCACTGGGTGCCATGAACAAGGTTGATTTTGCTGTTGGGGTTATTTATGTAAATCAGCATGCAGTTTCTCTGAAGTGCAAACACAATTGAGTTGCCTGGTCTTCCTCATGGGTTTCTTTGGTGCAATGAAGTATGTTAATAAGAGTAATTTGCTGGGGATGAAGTTATCCCCAccaagattaatttttaatgtttttatatttgGAAGTGTTAAACCAGTAGTTTTGTTGGAATAAGCTTCATTCTTTAGATACTATCTGAATGTTTCAATAAAGATTCTTCAAATTATTACTCTTGCATCAAGTTACTGCTGCAGGCCACTTCCCTACAGATCAGTGTTAAGTGTGTGCTGCTTGCCATCACTTCAGGTTGAAAATCATCATCTGTAATACTCATCAGTGTAACAACAGACCTCCTTACCCTCTCAACACTGCTACCTCTCTGTGCCCATTGAATTACTGCATTGGAGCAACAGAACATAAACCAAGGCCAATTCTTTCTCCAAAGCAGCACTGTCTCTTATGTAAGTAATGCAGAAAAAGCAAGTTCCTTCTGgcaaaatactttattttgaaaagtgcAAGACACTGGTGTTGGTGACCAGCAGTTCTGCAACACATGGCTCTGCTGGCACAACTGTGCTTCCCTAAAGCAGTCATGGTGTTAGGTTCCAGGTTAGATCTTGTCAGAACAAACCTGTTCCCATAAcccttcttcattttttttgtagatGCGAGGTTTCCTGTCAGGAAACAGGGAGCGAGATGGAAAGGGGTGTTCTTTTAGAAATGTTAGTGTAGATCTAATGTGGGAGACAAAGTGGGGTGGCTCAGCCAAGGGCGATGTGGAAAGATTCTGAAAGACAAGATGGGAGCGAGAGCTGCTTGACACTGAGCACAAAGTTCTCCATTATTCTGCCTTTTAATAAGACAGTAtcccccttcccagcagcacagtgggACAAGTTTTGACAGACCCTACCCCTCTCTCTGCTCAgctagaaggagaaaaaacaagacaGTGTCAGGTACCTGTAAAATCTGTTCATCATCTTGTTGCAACCAGAAATCCACATGAGGGAATGGCCTCCAGAAGTAAGGCCCAATGTGCAGTTGTTCCATCTTCGCATCGTAGATATTCGTCAGCTGTAACAACACAGGAAGCTTGAGTTAGACAAAGGCCTACACGCCAGCAAGAGCCAACGTGTGCACTTCATCTTGAGGGTCTTAAGCTGCAGCTTCTGTCTTGGATGCTGCACACACCAGCTCAGCTCCACTCCATCCTACTGCACCAGGATTAACTGATCCTTCTGACAAACACCACACGGAACTCTAGCAACAAACCCTCagtggcaggagcaggatgagaTTATGCCTGTGGCCTGAATCTCTTTATGTAAGTTACCCGGTGGGCATCACGGCCCACGGGAGCTATACTGCACAAGGCACCCCCTTGCTGAAGTGGTTAGGTCCTTTGCCTCTGCCCTTCCATCCTTCTCCTTTAGTGGAAGAACATcactaaagcattttttttcctcaattttttGACATTTCACTGCCCCAGCTGGTCTTCCAGCAAAAAcacccttttcccctccctgttGTTTTTACTCACTGTTGCTCCTGTTAATACGTGGGCTGAACGCAAATCCTCATCTGGCCCTTTTTCTGGGAAGGTTGCAGggaaaatctctgctgttttgaCATTCACAGCTGGTAGGAAATAAAGAGTTTAAATACAGAAACTATTCTTACAGAACTTGTTTAAAATGGCCATGTCCCCAGCACAACTGCATAGCTAGAACTTTAGAACCCACCAAATTCAGTATTTCTCAGTGCCACAGACCCCTGACCATACAAGAGTTTATTTCTACTTCCTTTACACTGGCAGCATTTCACTGTTCCAGAAGGACATTTTCTGAGATAGTGAAACTAATGAGAAAAAGCACAGAATGAACAATGACAGGAAGGTGGACTTCCAACCCCAAAGGCGGTGCAGTAGCTTCATACTGACAAAATCCTAAGTACAGTTAAATGAAGTAAAATCTGCTTGTACATGTGCACAGCCATTTCCATGTATGCACCCACCTTCCTGGGCACCAGAAGAAAACTTCTACCTGTACCTACACCTCCCACAGCAGCACTTAACTTTTAGAACAGGCTTTACCCAGTCATTAGCAGCTGTCCATTTACTACTGGAATGTGAAAAACAATCCAGTTACAAAAACGTAACTGAATTCTAATTTAACTCACCTATTCCATAAATGATTGGAAAGTGAATATCCTCTTCTTCTCTGTCATTTAGCTctgtaaggaaaaaacccagctgTTAGATTCACCgggctttggattttttttctaagcagcATTCATTTAATTGTGTGTTACCAAAGAACATTGATGAACACTGAGAACGTGATGTTGCCAAAAGAACCATGGAAAAGGTGGTTCAGGTCAGCGCTACCATGATTGAGACCTAGAGAAGAACTCCTTATCTCCAAAGAGCATGGCCAGTTCCAGCCAACAGCTGCTCCACTTCCTTCACACGGAATTTACAGGGAGAAACCCACAGTGCAAAACTGCCATGATGCCAAATTTCAAAGCTGTACGTCACCAACAGTGCTAAGCTGCAATAGCGATAAACATGGGACCTGAACAcaacaggaagaacttcttcctttacATGACACTGCACACTATGAACTGACTGGATGAGTTTATGAATCCATATGGACCTGCAGAAAGGAAATCAGAAGACTGTTAAGAATCATTCTCAGCTGCCGCTTAAGACACCCACCAGTGCACAGCCTCTTTCAACAGGACAAAGGTGGTGAAATAAACTGGTAATAAGCACAGGCACTTGGTAAGCAAAGAACTTTTGCTGCACCATCTATCTGACATCACCACACACACCACCAGCAATAAACCTTGAAATTGTAAGTCGCCATGGAGAACTTGTGCTGCTCTTTCTTACAGGACAGATGAAAAAGCCACGTGTGGAAAGGCCCCTGCACTTCTATTTCAGTGGCAAAAGACACTTCAAAACCCACAGAACCATTTTCTTACCTGTTACACAGAAAGTCACTAGATGAACATCATCTGGCTGGAGATCGAATGCTCCTACAGCAACAACGACAGCAGCAATGGGTAAGACTGACTGGAGGCAAAGCAGGTGCTGTACATAGATGAGGGGCATTGCCAGTGCTTCGCACTGCGGGATGGTGACAGATCCCTAATGCTCTGGCCCTAGATAAGGCAACAGAGCAAAGAGTATCTGGCAGATTTGCTGCAAACTATGGAATTAAAGCCACAGCTACTAAGTGTAACAGTATTTACAGAAAGAAGCCACTTGTAATGGCAAGAACATGCTAGAAGTGTCGTGCCACCTCCTCCTTTTACTGACACTGATTTAGCTCTGGcatcacagcagctctgctttagTTCACTAGTCATTTAATAGCttgtatttaaatgtatttgccTCACATGTTACATATATAGTGAGCAAACCCAGTCTTTCATTAGCTatgaattaattttgcttttcatcatcCCACACACTAGGAAAAAGTAACAAACAACTCTCTTTCAAAGCTGTAACAGCAATATAGTGTTATTGTTTCAAATTGCATGAAAATAATTAGgttgaaagaaatacattaatcAAAATACTTCATTCCTTACAGAACCTTCACATGCCATGTAACACAGGTACCAGGAATCAATGGTGCAATGGCCATGGGGGGTGCTTCCCTGAGCTTTTCCcagtttggttttccttcttgtttatCCCCTTTGCCACCTCCCTCCACTCCTGACATCTGCCCCGGCCCAGCCAAGCCCCCTCTATGCTCAGGAAGTGCTCAGCACAGGCCAGAGCATCTCCAGGGAAGCTCGAGGTGCTTtacttttctcatttgtttgtAAAGCACCACAGTTACTCCTCTGGACTAGAGCTTTTATAAACAGACACAGCATATCTTTCAGCAGACAATTCCAAACAATCGTTAATTTCCCCTCATCACATTAATGAATGGTAACTGATGAGGTCACTACATGTATAGATTTAGACAGTGACAACACTTGAGTGAGATCATGTAGCGTATCGGCCGCAGATCTGGGGTCAAGCCCAGCTGAACCGACCACAGTTTTAGAGGCCAGAATATAAGCCAGGAAGAAATGGCAAGTTTAGAgcctcccacacacacaccagccACAGGTGAGACTCCAAGTCCATCCCCTCTTCACACCAGGTTCTCAGGTAAAGAAAACACCCTTCAAAACAAACCCAGGTCTCTTTCCATTCAATGAGGAGGCCCAGATTACAAACAAGCTTTACCCAAATCCAATcagaactgttttgtttttttttttttgcacatgaGAGTGGAAAAAACGTGAACTTACTAAGAAGCTGATTAGTAAGTTTTTGTGATAACTGCCTATCATCATTGAAACCTCCAACTAGGTGCACTTCCAGCCTAACAGAGATGGAATAACAGGAAACAGCAATTAAAAAGACATCCCAAAGTGAACAGCTTTACAAATTAATCCCCCGCCCAAACTGCAAAGCAATCATCAGAGAAGCCTCCCTGGTTACAGTCCCATGCACCAAGCTGGTCTGCATTCCAGAGCACTACAGTAACTCACTCTCAACGCTTTGGGGATCATTCAGGCAACAGCACAGATCAAGAGGCATTACACACATGCAGTCCTCTCCAGCCCCGAGGTATCTCCCATATTCTGCACCTCTGGTTTGGACTGAACGTGGTAACCACCTTTCAGTTCCCAAGAAAGGGTTCATTAAACAGGAAGAGTTTCACCCCTGTGACCTCCTCACAACTACTCTGGACCATGCAGCAGGATTCACTCTGAGCAGTGTCTATGTAAAGACAAGTCCTGAAAAATCATGAGGTTTTCTGAGACCGTATCTTCTGAGCAAACTGATTCTTAGAAAACTACAGGGGCAAAACCCTTCACATCCAGAAACGACCCAGTTTGCTAAGTTCTGGTTTagagctttttttccccccactgtCCTGTCCTTCccattcttatttatttctgttttaaatttccACATGCATTTACAAGACCATCAgtctggaaggaaaaatataaaaccaaaagcagtTCTTTGGAAAATTTCACATatctaaaaccaaaattaacTGGGAACCAGTAAACACAAAACCTCACAATGACATTTTACAGAGACACTACTCGGGACAGAAACCACTGCTAAAAATACCCTCAAAATCATCAGTTATGAAATTGCTTTCACTTTACGTTTACACGTGGTTCCCAATCAAGAGCTATTTCCTGCACAATTGCTGTGTCTGAACCCCATATGTTCACATAAAAACTCCCCACCTTACAAACTGCAGTAACCTTTATGAAAACCAGTGCACAAGAAGTAAGAGCAGAGCTGACCTTCCACATCCTGCAGTGTCAGAGAAAGATTTTACTGCACTCATGATGAGCGACACCTCAGCTTCTGTGTCTGATCCATCACAGTGTGTCAAGCAGGTGGCTCCACTGCCTGAGGAAgacaagagaagacatcagcatcactgctggAGGCTGTTATGTTACCATAACTGAGATCAGTAGCGGTTTACACTACTGTAGTAGTGCAAGAGCTGCATCCACCAGCACCCTGCTACCTCGCAGcacagcagcctccagcagaAGACATGGGCTGACTGACAGAGGCAATAACCTTTCTGTGTGCCCCACCATAAACCCACCAGAACTCATGTGAAGCACACAGGTGTCCTCTGGACCAGGACCTGGGCACGGCTCTGATATCAGAAACCCAGGCACATCACCAGGATCCTTCCACAAGTTCTGCCTCTGTTATCAAACCCTGCAGGGCAAACTGCTGAACACAGCCACCACAGTCTGCAACTGCCCCTGGCCAAGGGAGCAGATCAAGTTTAGGATCCACTCAATGAGCAACCAGAACACGGAACCTCTAACAGCAAACACGCCAATTCTTTAGACAAGTTATTCAGTCAACAAGTGACTTTTCGAGATTCAAGTTTATATAAAGGCAATTGTAGCTTCTTTTATTAATGTAGCATAAATCAACGCTAATTCACTACTTCAGGGGTACAGGTTTTATTCTCAACATCCTTTAAAAGTACCTGTGTGTCGCAGCACAACTATATGGCAGGTAGTTGCATCATCTGATCCAAGAATGGAAACGGAACCTATTTTAAAGGAGAGAAACATAGTAAGGAGCTGCATTCTCACAATCACTGCTGCaatagaagaaaagaaaatgttcctaCACACCATCTTTAGGGGTCGTCACTGCAAACTCTCTCTGCTGGACATAGAGAAGACCTTTGGGCTCCACAATTTGGGCAGGCTGATTTCTCAGAAGTTTTGCCTTTTCCTAAAGATAAATGATAACAGAGACTACAGTGGCTGAACTCTCAGGTGTATCCATTACTTCACAGAAACATCACctctgaaaagcaaagggaTCCGGGTCAGAGAGAAACATACGTATTTTGTGTTATGGGGTACTCTGCATTTTGAGAGTCCTTTGCCTCCCTGCCACTGATCCAGTTGCTAAATCCCAGCATTCCACACAcacccaaaacccttttccttgctttaaGATGATAAAATGGCAGCACAACAAAAAGTGAGAGGCCTTGGCAAAGATGCATCAGACAGTACCAGAGCTGAGCTTGGAAGCTTGATCAGGAAACTTGAAATGTAAAAGTTTCCATGTTCCACTGCCACAACCGAGTGTTTTTATTTAGTACTCGATCAAAACATTGATTCGGTAGCTTAGTGCAGGGAAGCCCAAAATCCTGGGCTGTGACTACAGCAGTGCTGTGACAGGGCGGGCAGTGCGTTTCCATCAAGGGGCTCAAAAAACACCTCACAATTTTATCACATTTCCACCGGTTTTCTGTAAAAACTCACTTTCGATGGAGACATCTTTGGACCAGAGACATCCTCCCaaccagctctgctcagccGTTCCTGGCTCACCCACAGGATTACAACGCTTATGTACTGGAAGGCAGGTTAAGCCCTTCCCCAGAGTCTTTTACCACGATGTCATTTCGCACAGAAAGGGACAGCCCGAGGGAGCCGAGGCACCCGCAGCCCGCGGGTGCTGGCACAGCCCGCCCGCCGCGACCCTCCTCAGGCCGGTACCGCGACCCCTCCTCAGGGACGGCTGCTTCACTTCTCCCATTCACTCCGTGTCCCTCCGCAGCCAACGCGCGGGGAAAGCGGCGGTGTCCGATACCTCAGCGCGGACAGCCCAGCCCGTTCCGCCCCCCTCCAACACCCGTCTCCCCCGGTTGAGGCGGCGGCTCTGCTCCCGGGCCCCGCCGCTCGCCCCCGCGCCTCAGCCTCACCTCGAGGTGCGGGTAGGCGCGGATCATCTCCGCCGTGGGCCGCGCCAGGTCGACCCGCTGCCCGTTAACCAGCAGCGGCATGGCGGGCAGCGCCCGGGCCCTGAGGCGCCTCCGCCTTTCCTCCCGAGGGCCGCGCCGGGCCGGGCGTCGCCGCGCGGGGCGCTGGGAAACGGCGGCGGAGAGCGGCGGCACCGCCCGCGGGGCGCCCGGGGACAGGGGCCGGGGCCTTTGCGGCCCCGCTGAGGCCCCGGCCTGAGGCGGGATCAGAGGCGCCGGCAGAAAATGTGCCCGGACATGTCACAGCCCAGCGAGGCAGAAGCCCCCGCGGCTGTGGGATTATCCCAAACCGGTTCCATGGCATCGCTTTGGGAACAGCCGCAGTTACCCGTTAACCCACGCCGTTATCCTCCCCCAGCAACCACAAAAGCCAATTTTTAGACAACCCCACAGCCGGCAGGTTTTCCTTCAAGACCGAGTCTTTTCCTCCAGCTGTGAAAAGCTATCGCGGTGGCAGCGGTTAACACACACTGCAGGGAAGGGGACAGCCAGGGCTGTCACCAACGGGCCAGGCCGCACAACCCCAGGACTGCCGGCTCTACCTCACCCATCCCTTATTGACAGAAGTAAACAGTTACAGCAGATACTGGCTTTGAAAGGTACACTGTATTTCTCAGGTAAGGCAAGATTGCACCTGGCAATCAGCACTCCGCTGAGTACAGCTGGTATTCACAGAACAAAGTCGCTTTAACAGAATGCCAGCCCCTGCCAGCTCACCTGTCTGCGATTACATTAAACAAATGATCTGTCACAGAAGAGGCTACAGAAACTGCGCAGCTCCCAACTGAACCCTTGTTTGAAGCAAACCCCTTTGGTACACAAATGTTAGGTGTACAAAAACATGTGCATCTCCAGCACAGACCATTCAACATCTGCAGATGCTTTGTTATGCCTCACATCActtacat
Proteins encoded in this region:
- the NTAN1 gene encoding protein N-terminal asparagine amidohydrolase isoform X1 encodes the protein MPLLVNGQRVDLARPTAEMIRAYPHLEEKAKLLRNQPAQIVEPKGLLYVQQREFAVTTPKDGSVSILGSDDATTCHIVVLRHTGSGATCLTHCDGSDTEAEVSLIMSAVKSFSDTAGCGRLEVHLVGGFNDDRQLSQKLTNQLLRAFDLQPDDVHLVTFCVTELNDREEEDIHFPIIYGIAVNVKTAEIFPATFPEKGPDEDLRSAHVLTGATLTNIYDAKMEQLHIGPYFWRPFPHVDFWLQQDDEQILQNLSTSPLAEPPHFVSHIRSTLTFLKEHPFPSRSLFPDRKPRIYKKNEEGLWEQVCSDKI
- the NTAN1 gene encoding protein N-terminal asparagine amidohydrolase isoform X2 — translated: MSPSKEKAKLLRNQPAQIVEPKGLLYVQQREFAVTTPKDGSVSILGSDDATTCHIVVLRHTGSGATCLTHCDGSDTEAEVSLIMSAVKSFSDTAGCGRLEVHLVGGFNDDRQLSQKLTNQLLRAFDLQPDDVHLVTFCVTELNDREEEDIHFPIIYGIAVNVKTAEIFPATFPEKGPDEDLRSAHVLTGATLTNIYDAKMEQLHIGPYFWRPFPHVDFWLQQDDEQILQNLSTSPLAEPPHFVSHIRSTLTFLKEHPFPSRSLFPDRKPRIYKKNEEGLWEQVCSDKI